In one Candidatus Roizmanbacteria bacterium CG_4_9_14_0_2_um_filter_38_17 genomic region, the following are encoded:
- a CDS encoding toxin HicA, which translates to MPVITARKLIKLLRKNGFVHSRTEGSHQIFFHPGNKRIVSVPVHAGKDLGRGITRAILKDADILPESSL; encoded by the coding sequence ATTCCTGTTATAACTGCTCGAAAACTGATTAAACTTTTAAGAAAAAATGGCTTTGTTCATTCTAGAACAGAAGGTAGTCACCAGATATTTTTCCATCCAGGAAACAAGCGCATTGTTTCAGTTCCCGTTCATGCTGGAAAAGACCTTGGACGTGGAATCACCCGAGCGATTTTAAAAGACGCTGATATCTTACCTGAAAGCTCTCTCTAA
- a CDS encoding tRNA (guanosine(37)-N1)-methyltransferase TrmD, giving the protein MNIDIITLFPKMFSGPFEESIVQRAQDKKLVQITIYDLRNWALDKRGTVDDKPYGGGTGMLLRPEPIFDVVKDIKSKSPTSHFVKGRTLNTRVVLLDAGGELYNQKKAAEYSKLDQLILICGHYEGVDYRVHEHLADEIISIGNFVLTGGEIPAMLIADSVTRLIPGVLEKEEATTIESFSDEMTLEYPQYTRPEIYQGHKVPEILLSGDHAKIDNWRKEESIKRTEVNRSDLA; this is encoded by the coding sequence ATGAATATAGACATTATAACTTTATTTCCCAAGATGTTCTCTGGACCATTCGAGGAATCAATAGTACAAAGAGCTCAGGATAAGAAACTTGTTCAGATAACTATCTACGACCTGCGTAACTGGGCTTTGGATAAACGTGGAACTGTAGATGACAAGCCTTATGGAGGAGGCACGGGAATGCTCTTGCGGCCTGAACCAATATTTGATGTAGTTAAAGATATTAAGTCCAAAAGTCCGACCAGTCACTTCGTAAAAGGTCGGACCTTAAATACAAGGGTTGTGCTGTTGGATGCGGGAGGAGAATTATATAATCAAAAAAAAGCAGCTGAATACAGCAAGTTGGATCAGCTTATTTTAATCTGTGGCCATTATGAGGGAGTAGATTATCGTGTACACGAACATCTAGCTGACGAAATAATCTCCATTGGAAATTTTGTTCTAACGGGTGGAGAAATTCCTGCAATGCTTATAGCTGACTCAGTGACTAGGCTAATACCTGGGGTTTTAGAAAAAGAAGAAGCAACTACCATTGAATCATTCTCTGATGAGATGACATTGGAATATCCTCAATATACCAGACCTGAAATATACCAAGGGCATAAGGTCCCAGAAATATTACTATCTGGTGATCATGCAAAGATAGATAACTGGAGAAAAGAAGAGAGTATTAAGAGAACTGAAGTTAATCGTTCAGATCTGGCTTAA
- a CDS encoding 5-formyltetrahydrofolate cyclo-ligase: protein MSIFICFIVYLYSFYQKMQNKQYYRDLIKKEFDKLSTEDLTSHSTSLIDNFIKGQSFDKSNKIMVYLPLRDEVQIQSLFKIKKDFYIPKIEGNSLSSVKLFENTAINPSDLDLIIVPGRAFTKSGVRIGRGAGYYDRFLENLSVPTIALAFSFQIFSELPQAEHDIRISQVITE, encoded by the coding sequence ATGTCTATATTCATATGTTTCATAGTTTACCTATATTCATTTTACCAAAAGATGCAAAACAAACAGTATTACCGAGATTTGATCAAAAAAGAATTTGACAAATTATCTACTGAGGATTTAACTAGCCACAGCACCTCTCTTATAGACAATTTTATCAAAGGCCAGTCCTTTGATAAATCTAATAAGATAATGGTTTATTTGCCACTTAGAGACGAAGTACAAATACAATCGCTATTTAAAATAAAAAAGGATTTTTATATTCCAAAAATAGAAGGGAACAGTCTTTCGTCAGTTAAGCTTTTTGAAAATACAGCTATTAACCCCAGTGATCTGGATTTAATTATTGTTCCGGGACGTGCCTTCACAAAAAGCGGTGTACGCATTGGTAGAGGAGCGGGATACTATGACCGCTTTCTGGAAAATCTTTCCGTTCCAACCATAGCTCTCGCTTTTTCTTTTCAGATCTTTTCAGAATTACCACAAGCAGAACACGATATTAGAATATCCCAGGTGATTACAGAGTAG
- a CDS encoding UMP kinase: MAFEETIILSLGGSLIVPNGGIDTKFLQDFNTFIRTQITQYNRRFIIVAGGGATARSYRDAGNEVIGEVTRDDLDWLGIHATRINAHLIRTIFKDIAHTKIIDQYDRMAPGVKEPVVVAAGWKPGWSTDYCAVLLAKMHKAKVLINLSNVDMVYTADPRIDKNARPIERTTWKYFRRLIGSEWTPGMNVPWDPIAAKEAQKLGLTVIVLRGTNIANMEKLMTGKKFHGTVISPFSLDASFYNREYYEEGVGYRGYTTKFTGKLKVNLANIYRALMIKIFLKPKSVLDVGCATGHLVHYLRLLGVDAKGIEISKYALSRANPRIKKHLKYGDILHLPYDSNSFDVVATFNVLSHIDEHNLPQALRECCRVSRKHCFHKVFTTENWWMQKFYGHDLSRVSVFSRTWWKDLFKKNNLHLTDGFFPSLSSKMETLFIINK, from the coding sequence ATGGCATTTGAAGAAACAATTATTTTAAGCTTAGGTGGATCATTAATTGTTCCCAACGGAGGAATAGACACCAAGTTTCTCCAGGATTTTAACACCTTTATTCGCACTCAAATTACCCAATACAACAGACGATTTATTATTGTTGCTGGTGGTGGGGCAACTGCCAGAAGCTATCGCGATGCTGGAAATGAAGTAATTGGCGAGGTTACCCGCGATGACCTGGACTGGCTAGGTATTCATGCTACTAGAATCAATGCCCATCTTATCCGTACAATCTTTAAAGACATTGCCCACACTAAAATCATTGATCAGTATGATCGCATGGCACCAGGCGTAAAAGAACCCGTAGTAGTCGCTGCTGGCTGGAAACCCGGCTGGTCCACAGACTACTGCGCAGTGTTATTAGCTAAAATGCATAAGGCTAAAGTTCTTATAAACTTAAGTAACGTAGATATGGTCTATACTGCAGACCCTCGGATAGATAAAAATGCTCGCCCAATAGAACGCACAACCTGGAAATACTTCCGCCGGCTTATTGGAAGTGAATGGACACCAGGGATGAATGTGCCTTGGGATCCAATTGCCGCCAAAGAAGCACAAAAACTCGGACTTACTGTAATCGTGCTAAGAGGTACAAATATTGCCAATATGGAAAAGTTAATGACTGGCAAGAAGTTTCATGGAACAGTCATTTCTCCATTTTCTCTTGACGCATCTTTTTATAACCGCGAATACTATGAGGAAGGCGTTGGGTATCGTGGATACACAACTAAATTTACGGGCAAACTAAAAGTCAATTTAGCCAACATATACCGTGCTCTCATGATAAAAATATTTCTAAAGCCTAAATCAGTGCTTGATGTTGGCTGTGCTACTGGACATTTAGTGCACTACCTTAGGTTATTGGGAGTTGATGCAAAGGGGATTGAGATTTCTAAATATGCTTTATCTAGAGCAAATCCAAGAATCAAAAAACATCTCAAATACGGTGATATTCTTCATCTTCCATATGACAGCAATTCATTTGATGTTGTAGCTACGTTTAACGTACTTAGCCACATTGATGAGCATAATTTACCCCAAGCCTTGAGAGAATGTTGCCGAGTAAGCCGTAAACACTGTTTTCATAAAGTATTTACAACAGAAAACTGGTGGATGCAGAAATTTTATGGACACGACCTATCAAGGGTGTCTGTTTTCTCACGTACTTGGTGGAAAGATCTCTTCAAGAAGAACAATCTACATCTCACGGATGGTTTTTTCCCTTCACTCTCTTCTAAAATGGAAACTTTGTTTATTATTAACAAATAA
- a CDS encoding glycosyltransferase family 4 protein, with protein MKLALVHDYLQVYGGAERVLEAMHEIWPKAPIYTAFVNWDGLGPHAERIKTWDIRTSWVERNWFVKKFHSPLRFLTPWVWKYFDFSDYDVVISSSAWYMPRGIITNPKITTHISYLHTPPRYLYGYDTARNWNKYKVVRLYSYIVNHFLRLYDFNIAQSVNYFIANSKETQKRITKFYRHKSTVIYPPVKININTHLECVGDYYLVVSRLARAKHIDLAIEACQKLNKQLIIVGKGPDEEYLRSKVKTPSLVTFLGEIADKDLPSIYANAKALIFPAKDEEFGIVPVEAMGYGIPVVALRSGGVPETIIEGKTGVLFDELNLEIVVAAMKKLDKLNIRKEDCIKHANNFSKEIFQTKMKNFVSTKLLYT; from the coding sequence ATGAAACTAGCACTAGTTCATGATTATCTACAGGTCTATGGTGGAGCAGAAAGAGTGCTTGAGGCAATGCATGAAATCTGGCCAAAAGCACCTATTTATACCGCTTTTGTAAACTGGGATGGATTGGGGCCACACGCTGAGAGAATTAAAACCTGGGATATTCGAACTTCCTGGGTGGAGCGAAATTGGTTTGTAAAAAAATTCCACTCACCCCTTAGATTTTTAACTCCCTGGGTCTGGAAATATTTCGATTTTTCTGACTACGACGTCGTAATCAGCTCTTCTGCTTGGTACATGCCTCGGGGAATTATTACCAATCCCAAAATCACTACACACATTTCATATCTACACACTCCACCTCGTTATCTCTATGGCTATGATACGGCACGAAACTGGAATAAGTACAAAGTTGTGCGCCTATACAGCTATATTGTTAATCATTTTTTACGTCTCTATGATTTCAATATAGCCCAAAGCGTTAATTACTTTATTGCTAACTCCAAAGAAACACAAAAGAGAATTACTAAATTTTACCGCCACAAATCAACAGTAATCTACCCACCAGTTAAGATTAATATAAACACACACTTAGAGTGTGTTGGCGATTATTACCTGGTTGTGTCTCGTTTGGCTCGAGCTAAACACATAGATTTGGCAATCGAAGCTTGTCAAAAACTCAATAAACAGTTAATTATCGTAGGTAAGGGACCTGATGAAGAATATTTGCGATCTAAAGTAAAAACGCCGTCTCTGGTCACTTTCTTAGGAGAGATAGCTGATAAAGACCTACCTTCTATTTATGCCAATGCGAAAGCTTTAATCTTTCCTGCTAAAGATGAAGAATTTGGAATTGTCCCAGTTGAGGCAATGGGCTATGGAATTCCGGTAGTAGCTCTAAGAAGCGGAGGAGTACCAGAAACAATTATAGAGGGCAAGACAGGAGTGTTATTTGATGAGTTAAATTTAGAAATAGTTGTTGCCGCAATGAAAAAACTAGATAAACTAAATATAAGAAAAGAAGACTGTATAAAACATGCCAACAATTTCTCAAAAGAAATCTTCCAGACTAAAATGAAGAACTTTGTCTCCACGAAGTTGCTTTATACATAA